From a single Miscanthus floridulus cultivar M001 chromosome 8, ASM1932011v1, whole genome shotgun sequence genomic region:
- the LOC136472633 gene encoding protein EXORDIUM-like 2, translating to MTAMPHSLVPFLLLAAAAATGAGAATPRQLFLVSQPPVTLTNHHGQLLTGNYSVNLLWYGRFTPAQRAVVADFILSLSPSGSGTASGSASGSAAPSVAAWWATTARYHPGAARLSLGRQVLDTSLSLGRRLSESSLASLASRLGPHRSTMAVVVTAPDVLVDGFCLSRCGLHASASTPSPASSGHGGRGRFAYAWVGNPAEQCPGECAWPFHQPPYGPQQPAPLVSPNADVGMDGAVITLATLLAGAVTNPYGGGFFQGPAEAPLEAVSACAGVFGAGAYPGYPGQVRVDAATGASYNAVGVAGRRFLLPAMWDPATAQCSTPLV from the coding sequence ATGACAGCCATGCCCCACAGCCTCGTCcccttcctcctcctcgccgcggccgccgccaccgGAGCCGGCGCGGCCACCCCGCGGCAGCTGTTCCTCGTGAGCCAGCCGCCCGTGACGCTCACCAATCACCACGGGCAGCTGCTGACGGGCAACTACTCCGTCAACCTGCTCTGGTACGGGCGCTTCACGCCGGCACAGCGCGCCGTCGTGGCCGACTTCATCCTCTCCCTTTCCCCTTCGGGGTCAGGGACGGCGTCTGGGTCGGCCTCCGGCTCGGCCGCGCCGTCCGTGGCGGCGTGGTGGGCCACCACGGCGCGCTACCACCCAGGCGCGGCGCGGCTGTCGCTGGGCCGCCAGGTGCTGGACACGTCGCTGTCCCTGGGCCGGCGCCTCTCGGAGTCGTCACTGGCGTCCCTGGCATCGCGCCTGGGCCCGCACCGCAGCACCATGGCCGTGGTGGTGACGGCGCCGGACGTGCTGGTGGACGGGTTCTGCCTCTCCCGCTGCGGCCTGCACGCGTCGGCGAGCACCCCGTCGCCCGCCAGCAGTGGCCACGGGGGACGTGGGCGGTTCGCGTACGCGTGGGTGGGCAACCCGGCGGAGCAGTGCCCGGGGGAGTGCGCGTGGCCGTTCCACCAGCCTCCGTACGGCCCGCAGCAGCCGGCTCCGCTGGTGTCCCCGAACGCGGACGTGGGGATGGACGGCGCGGTGATCACGCTGGCGACGCTGCTGGCGGGCGCGGTGACCAACCCGTACGGCGGCGGGTTCTTCCAGGGCCCCGCGGAGGCGCCGCTGGAGGCCGTGTCGGCGTGCGCGGGCGTGTTCGGCGCCGGTGCGTACCCGGGTTACCCGGGCCAGGTGCGCGTGGACGCCGCCACGGGCGCTAGCTACAACGCCGTCGGGGTGGCTGGGCGCAGGTTCCTGCTGCCCGCCATGTGGGACCCCGCCACGGCGCAGTGCTCCACGCCGCTCGTGTAG